The Corynebacterium halotolerans YIM 70093 = DSM 44683 region CGGCCCCCGACGAGTCCGGGGCCATCCGCACCCGCCGCCGCTTCCTCGACTCCGCCTGCCACGCCTTCGGTGCGGAGTCGCTGCGCCTGCTCCCCGACGCCCCGCAGCGCGTCGTCGAGTGGCTGGAGGCGGTGCACAAGGTCCACGGCACCGACGGCACCCCGGCGGTCAAGGACGCCGCCGCGTGGCTGGCCTTCAACCAGAACGAGACCGTCCGCGCCCAGCAGCTCAGCCGGGCGCTGCGCTCCCGGCGCGCCGAGGCCGTCTGGCCGCTGCTGGCCGACTCCCAGGCCGCGCTCACCGGACCCTACGGGCTCAGCGGCGCGGCTGAGCTCGTGGAGCTGTGCCGGGTGCGGGGGGCGAAGGCCGCCCGGGCCGCCGCGGCCGGGGTCTCCGGCGCGGTCATCGCCTACGTGGACGCGGGTCACGCCGCGAATTTCTCCGCCGACCTGGCCGAGGACGGCCTGGTCGTCGTGCCGCTGAGGGGCGGCGAGGTGGCCGCAGCGCGGCGGTGAGCCGCCCCCGCTTTCTTTGAGGGGTCCCTGACCCACCCGGGACATCGCGTCCCCTTGCGCGCCACCGACGAGCCCGCCCACGGGCGAATCGGCGAAGAGAATCCGCGCCGGCGGCTGGGCCGGGCCCTGCGGGAGCAGGCGCGCCGGGGCATCGATCCGGAACGGGTCAGCTCAGGACCGCCGGGTCCATGTAGACGACCTCCCAGCCATGACCTTCCGGATCGTCGAAGGCGGCGCTGTACATCGGCCCCTGCCCCTCAGGCTCGCGGAAGACGGTGCCTCCGGCCTCACGGGCGCGACGAATCAACTCATCGACGTCGCGGGCGCTGGACGCGCTCAGTGCGTTCAACATCTCCCGTGGTCCGCGCGGCTCGATCGACTCGCGCTGATGAAAACTGTCGAAGTACCCGCGCTCCAGCAGCATCACCACAATGTGGTCGCTGACCTCGAAGGAAGCCGTCTGCTCACCGCTGAAGGTCTCGTTGAGCCTCCAACCGAGCGCGCGGTAGAACTCGCGCAGCTTCGGCAGGTCGGCGGCCGGCAGGTTGACGTAGATCTGGCGGTGCTCCAGACGAATCGGCGGTGGGACTGACATGACGGACCCCTTTTCAACCCAGCTGTGATACCGAACACAATGCAGCCTAGAATGCGTCCTCCGATTAGGGAAGAACCAGCATGAGGCGTGCCCACCCGTCGGTCTCGGAGACCTCCCCCTCCCCGTCGACGTCGCGCAGGGTTCGCGGACCGGTGTCACGGTGGTGGTGGATGGCGAAGTCCAGTCCCTGCCCCGGCGACGCCCCGCCTAATCCGCCGGCCAGGCGAAGGCCACCTCGCGGCCCGCCACGTCGGCCCGGATGAGCGAGACCTTGGCCTGCGTGCCCTGTCCGGGGTGGCCCAGGCACTCGGCCAGCACGGGCGGATCGGCGACGAGGATTCGCGCCTGGTCGCGCTCGGCGTCGGAGGTGAGCACCACGGCGTCGAAATTGTGTCCCACCCAGGGGGCCAGCACGGTTGCCTCGGTGAGGTTGAGGCAGGCCCGGTCGACGGTGTTGGCCAGGTTCGAGGCCCGGTTCATCGCCTGGATGACCGCGTCGGTGCGCTCGACCACCCACTCCGGCACCTCCCTGCCCTCGACCAGCGCGAGGCAGTACTCGGTGGCGAAGCGGTCGACCAGCCGGCGCAGCGGGGCGGTCACGTGCGCGTAATAACCGCCGATCCCGGCGTGCACCTCGGCCCTGTCCGGGTCGGCGCGGGCGTAGCCGGCCCCGCGCAGCAGCTTCTGGGCCTCGCGCATCACAGCCATGCCGCGGGTCCCGGTGGCGTCGACGGAGAGCAGGAACTCGCCGATGTCGCGGTCGTCGTCAAGGTGGTGGCCCAGGGCCCGGGCCTCGGCGCGGAACTCGACCTCTGCCTCGGGCGTGGCCGGGCGCAGGGTGCGCAGGATCCCGGTGCCGTGCTCCTTCATCAGCTGACCGGCGCACATCCCGGTGAGCAGGGAGATCTCGGAGTTCCAGTCCATGACCCCGTGCCGGGGCTCGATGACCAGCTCGAAGCGGCCGTCGGCGAGCACCGCCACGCGCTGGGCCGGCAGGCGCAGGTTGATGGCGTGGCGTCGCAGGGCGGACGCCTCGCGCAGGCGGCCGACCTCGGGCAGCAGCTCGATCGAGGGGTGCATGGTGCCGGCGAGGTGGTCGGCGTGGACCTTCTCGTAGTTCAGGCGCGCGTTGGAGCGCACGAGGACCCGCTCGAGGTGGAAGCGCTCGACCTCGCCGCGCCCGTCGAGTTCGATGGTCCACAGCACGGCGGGCCGGTCCACCCCGGGCAGCAGGGAGCCGTTGTTCTCGGAGAGTTCCTCCGGGTGCAGGCGGGCGGGCTCGTCGGGCAGGTAGATGGTCTGGCCGCGGCGGAGGGACTCGGCCTCGAGCGCGCCACCGGGTTCGATGAAGGCGGCGGCGTCGGCGATCGCGTAGAACACGCGGTAGCCGGTTGCCGTGCGCTCAATGAACACCGCCTGGTCGAGGTCCTTCGAGCCGGGCGGGTCGACGGTGACCAGGGGGATGCCGCGCGCGTCGCGACGCCCGTCCGCGTACCGGTCGCACACCGCGGCGGCCTCGGCGTGCAGCCGCGGGGTGAAGCCGGTGGGCACGCTGAACTCCTCGGCGATGCCGCGGAAGTTCAGGGGTGCCGCATAAAGCTTCATGAAGCCATATTCTCGCACAGGCGAGGGCCCGTGTCGCTGCCCGAAGCCGGGGTCACCGGGAGGCGAACAGCTCGCGGAGGTTGCGGTCGATCTGCTCCATGTAGGTCCGGCTGATGTTGTAGAGGGCGAAGTGGCCGGCCTCATCCCGGATCACGTGCAGCTGCCCGCGCGGGATGAGCTTGGTCTCCTCGGCGCAGTCCATCGGGGTGACGAACATGTCGAAGTTGATCGGCAGGACGAACACCCGCGCGGTGATGCCGCCCAGGGCCGCGGCCAGATCCCCGCCGGTGTGCCGGGTGACGTCGCTGAGCTGCCATTTGCGCGCCATGGTCACCACCGAATTCGGATCGAGGGCGGTGAAGGCCGGTTCCAGGAACTCGGTGACCGCCTCCTCCCGCGAATTGACGCCGAGGTCACGCCAGTCCTCCCACCGCCACCACTCGGTGGACAGGCCGAGCACCGCCCAGATGTGGGCGTGGCGCTTGAGCCCCTCGGCGACGTCCTCATGGGAGGCGTACTCGCCGCCGCTGAAACCCGGGTCGGAGGTGATCTGCTCGATGAGGACCTCGGTGAACAGGTGGTCGTGCGGGGTGTTGTGCGGGCCGGCGGCGATGGAGGCCAACCGGTGGACCCGCTGAGGGTAGCGCACCGCCCACTCGTAGCCCTGCAGCCCGCCCATCGCGATGCCGACGATCGCGAAGAGCTCGGTGATGCCGAAGTGCTCGCGCAGGAGGCGCTCCTGGGCGGTGACGTCGTCCCCGGTGGACACGAACGGGAACTTCGGCCCGGTGATCGAGGGATCACCGGTGTTGTGCGGGGAGGTGGACAACCCGTTGCCGATCTGGTTGACGATGACGATGAAGTACTTCTCCGGATCCAGGGTGTGGCCGGAGCCGATGTAGTGCTCGATCCAGGTCTTGTGGGTCCCGGTGAACCACGTCGGCAGGAGGACGGCGTTGTCCTTCTTCTTGTTCAGGGTGCCGCGGGTGGCCACCGCCAGCTCACAGTTCTCGATCACCCCGCCGTTCTCCAGCTCGAGGCGGCCGATGCCGATCTTCTCGTAGGGCCCCTGGACCTCCGGGGAATAGAAGTCGTTCGTGTACATGGTGCTCCAATCACGTACGGATGGTCTGAGCCCCATGCTAGGAGCGAATCCGCAGGTAAGACAGGTTTTCCACCATTCGTTTCAGGAATGAAACCATTCGGTCACACTTCCGCCCCGGAGGTGGCGCCTGGTGGGACGCCAGGTGCGTGCTCTCAGCTGGCGAACAGCTCGCCCAGGTGACGGTCGACCTGCTCCATGTAGGAAGGCTCGAAGCTGAACAGTCCGAAGTGCCCGGCGATGTCGTCGATGACGCGCAGCTCGGCGCCCGGAATGAGGTCGGCCTCGGCGGCGCAGTCGCGGACGGGGAAGAACATGTCCTCGCTGATGGGCATGACGAAGACCTTCGCGGTGATGCGTCCCAGCGCGGTGGCCAGGTCGTCGCCGCCGAAGCGCGCGACGTCGCCGTGCTGCCACTTGCGCCCCATGACCAGCAACGCGTTCGGATCCATCGCCCCGAAGGTCGGCTCGAGGAAGTGCGTCAGCGCCTGGTCACGGCTCTCGAGGTCGAGGCCGCGCCAGCATTCCTGCTTCCACCATTCGGTGGACAGGCCCATGATCGCCCACACCCGGGCGTGGCGCTTGAGGCCCTCGGCGACGTCCTCGTGGGAGGCGTACTCACCGCCGTTGAAACCGGGATCGGAGGTGATCGCGTCGAGCAGGACCTGGGTGAACAGGTAGTCGTGCGGGGTGTTCTGCGCGGTACCGGCGATCGGGGCGGCGCGCTTGACCTTCTCGTTGAAGCGCACCGCCCACTCGTAGGTCTGCTGGGCGCCCATGGAACCGCCGACGACGGCGAAGAGCTCGGTGATGCCGAAGTGCTCGCGCAGGAGCCGTTCCTGGGCCACGACGTCGTCACCGATGGTCACGAACGGGAACTTCGACATCGCGATGGACTCGTCGTCGGTGTTGTGCGGCGAGGTCGACAGCCCGTTGCCGATCTGGTTGACGATGACGATGAAGTACTTGTCCGGATCCAGGGCGTGGCCCGCACCGATGTAGGAGTCGATCCACGCCTGGTGGGTGCCCGAGAACCAGGTGGGGATCAGGATGGCGTTGTCCTTGGCCTGGTTGAGCTCGCCGCGGGTGGCCACCGCCAGCTCGCAGTTCTCGATGACCCCGCCGTGTTCCAGCTCGAGCCGGCCGATGCCGATCATCTCGTAGGGGCCCTGGACTTCCGGGGAGTAGAAGTTGTTCGGGTACATGTCCGCTCCGATCACCGTGGGTTGTGTTCTGGGGCACATCTTAAGCGGACGTGTGAAGTTTCGGGGCGGTTCGCGGGACGGTAGTGCGGCGGTGTCGGCGGTGTCGGCGGATTCAAGCGGTGAGTGCGCAGCTGCGCACTGTGCGCGCCGTTGCAGGAGGGCGGTCTGGCTCCCCGCGCCCGCGGTTTTCCTCGTTTTCCGGCACAAACCGCCCCTTCACCAACATCGGCCGGACGGGAGCGGAACCCGGAAGCGGAAAACACGCAGGAGAAGAAAGAAAAGGGCGAATGAGCCGGCCTGTAAGCCGGATTCTGTACCCCGTGAGGGGCGGTGAACATCCATCTGGGTCGGCCATCGCTGACCGCCTCAAGCAGCTACCTTCGGACTCGGGCGAGCAGCCCTCAATCATCCGAACCGGCCTGCTCTGTGAACAGGCCGTAATGCCTTGCTCCCGGTGGGGTTTACCTGTCCGGACCAGTCACCTGGCCCGCCGGTGCGCTCTTACCGCACCCTTTCACCCTTACCCGGCCGAAACCGGGCGGTCTACTTTCTGTTGCACGTGCCCGCGGGTCACCCCGGGTTGCCGTTAGCAACCACCGTGCTCTGTGGAGTCCGGACTTTCCTCGACACCCGCCTTCGCCGTGGACGGCTGGTTCGGGGGCCGCGATCACCCGGCCGACTCATTCGCTTCCGGTGATCCTACTCCCCCACCGACCCCGGGGAAAGCCCCGGCACCCCGGTCAGAGCCGACGCAGGTGCGCGGTGTCGTTGACCACGCGCACGCAGCCGTCGACGCGGGCGTCCTCGGCGAAGAACTCGACGACCGAGATGCTCGCCAGGTCGAGGAACACCCGGGAGAACATCTTCGGGCCCGCGCCCATGGCCTGGCGGATGAAGGACTTGATGGGCGTGACGTGGCTGACCACCAGCACGGTGCGGCCGGCGTAGTCGGCCTCGAGCCGACGGCGGATGCGGCGGGTGCGCTTGTCCAGGGACTTCAACGACTCCCCGCCCGGCGGGGTGACGCTCGGATCCGAGATCCACGCCTCGTGGATCAGGGGGTCGGCCGCGTGCGCCTGCTGGAAGGTCCGGCCCTCCCAGGAACCGAAGTCGAGCTCGATGAGGTCGTCGTGGACGATCGCCTCCAGCCCGAGCACCCCGGCGGCCAGCTCGGCGGTCTGCCGGCAGCGGTCCAGCGGGGAGGTGATCACGGCGTCGATGCCGGCGCGCTCCCCGATCGCCTCCGCGGCCGCTTTGGCCTGTGCCAGGCCGAGTTCGGTCAGCTGCGGGTTGGAGCGGCCCGAGTACTGCTTGGCCACCGACATCGCGGTCTGGCCGTGGCGCAGCAGCACGAAACGCGTCGGTGGGTGCGACGCCCCGGTCCAGTGCGAGGGGTTGTTGGCGGCGGGCTGGCTGCGGTCGGCGGCCATCCCGGTCGTGTCGTCCTGCGCCGCGGAAGCCGCCGAAGCCGCCGAACCAGCGGCCGCCGGCACGACCGTCGGGTCCTGGTCGGAGGCGGAACCGACGGACTCATCCCCCACCACGCCCGGCGCGTGGCCGGCGGCCGCGGCGTCCATGGCGACGTTCGACAGGGCGTCGGCGGCCTTGTTTTTCGCGCGCGGGACCCAGGTGAAGGTCACGGAGTCGAAGGTGGACATGATCTTGCGTGCCTCGATGGCGAGCTTCTGCATGTCGGGGTGCTTGATCTTCCAGCGCCCGGACATCTGCTCGACGACGAGCTTGGAGTCCAGGTAGATCTCGACCTCGCTCGCCCCCAACTCGCGGGCGGCCTCCAGCCCGCGGAGCATGCCGTGGTACTCGGCGACGTTGTTGGTCGCCCGTTTGCCCACCACGTAGGCGATCTCGCGGAGGACGTTGCGGTCGGCGTCGTAGACGACGGTGCCGGAGCCGGCGACGCCGGGGTTGCCGCGGGAGCCGCCGTCGGCCTCGATGATCAGTTTCACTGGCCCTCCGGACCCCGGCGCACCAGGTAGGAGCCGCAGTTCGGGCACTGCGGGAGTTCATCGGCGGCCGCGCCGGCAATGGCGGAGCGATCGGCCGGCGGCAGGACGATGAAGCAGCCGCCGCAGGCGCGGCCGTTGAAGGCGGCGACGCCGACCTCGTTCTCGATCTTCTGGCGCTCGTACTCGGCGACGACGTCCTCGGGCAGCTGCGCGCGCAGGGCGGCGATGTGCTCGGCCGGGTCCTGGAGCGCGGCGGCGGCCTCGTTGGCGGCGTCGGCGGCACGGCGGGCGGTCCCGATCTTGACCTCGAGGTCGTCGAGCTGCGCGCCGTGGACGTCGCGGTTGTTGCGCAGGGCGTGGATCTCGTTGTGCGCCTCCTGCAGCTCGGCCATGAGGTCGGCGATGCGCGACTTGGCGGAGTAGCGGTCGTGCTCGAGGTCGCGGCGGCGCTCGGGGTCGGTCTCGGCGCCGAGCTGGGCCTTGTTGTCGCGCTCGCGGCGGCGCAGCTTGCGCTCGTCCTCCTGGATGCGCAGGATCTCGGCCTCCATGTCGTCAACGGCCATCTGGGCGGAGGCGGCGGCGTCGCGCATGCGGCGCTGCTCGTCCAGCAGGCGGTCGAGATCCTGCTGCTCCGGCGTCTCGGTGGCGCGGTCGCCGGCGGCGGCGATGGCGCGTTCGGTGGTCGCCAGTTCGAGGAGGGTGGTCTGCTGGGTGGGGTCGAGTTTCATAGTGTCCTTTCTTACTCGCCCGCGTGCGCGGAGCGTGCGGCCAGGGTCCAGGGATCGGTGCGCAGGTCGATGATCTCGGTATCCACGCCCGCCTCGCGGGCGATGATCCCGGCGGCCTGCCCGGTCCACGGGAACTCGCTGGCCCAGTGGGCGGTGTCGATCACGGCCGGCCCTCCGGCGCGCAGGTACTCGTCGACGGGGTGGTGGCGCAGGTCGGAGGTGACGTAGACGTCCACGCCCAGGCCGCGGACGGTGTCGAGGAAGCCGTCGCCGGAACCGGAGCTCACGGCGACCTTCCTGACCAGTTTGTCCGGATCACCGGCGGCACGCACGCCCCACTCGGTCACGGGTAGGCGGTCCGCGACCTGCTGGACGAACTCGCGCAGCGGCATGGCCTCGGGCAGTTCGCCGACGCGGCCGAGCCCGACGGCCTCGGTGAGATCCTGGTCGGGCTGCATCTCGACGATGTCGAAGGCCGGTTCCTCGTAGGGGTGGTGGGCGCGCAGGGCGTCGATGATGGCGCGGCGTCGTGACGCGGGGGCGACGAACTGCACGCGCAGTTCGACGTCGCGGTAGTTCTCGCCGACCCTCCCGTCGGTGGGGTCGGCGCCCTCCTGCGGGGTGAACTGGCCGACGCCCTCGATGTCGAAGGCGCACTCGGCGTAGTCGCCGATGCGTCCGGCGCCGGCGTCGAAGAGCGCGGACTTGAGCTTCTCGACGTCCGCGGGCGGGACGTGCACGCCCCAGCGGTCGCGGGCGGCCGGGCTCTTCGGCAGGATCGGCCGGCCCGGGGTGATGCCGACCAGCTCCGCCAGCCGGTCGTTGACGCCGGGGCGGGCGGAGTCGGCGTTGGTGTGGGCGGCGAACAGGGCCACGCCGCCGCGGATGAGGGTGTGCAGGACCTGGCCCTTCGGGGTGTCGGCGGCCACGGAGGTCACCCCGCGCAGCAGCAGCGGGTGGTGGACCACCAGCATCTGGGCGCCGGATTCCACGGCGCGCTCGGCCACCGCCTGGGTGCAGTCGAGGGCGAAGGCGACCTTGCCCACCTCCTCGTCCGGGTCCCCGCAGATCAGTCCCACGGCGTCCCAGCTTTCGGCGAGCTTCGGCGGATAGGCCGTCTCGAGGACGGCCCGGATATCGGCGACGGTCGTCATTGAATGCTTTCCTCCCTTGTGCGTCCCCGCCAGTCTAGACGGGCACCCGGACACGGGCTCTGCCATGCTGGTGGGCGTGAGCATCATCTTCCTCGACGTCGACGGCAC contains the following coding sequences:
- a CDS encoding VOC family protein encodes the protein MSVPPPIRLEHRQIYVNLPAADLPKLREFYRALGWRLNETFSGEQTASFEVSDHIVVMLLERGYFDSFHQRESIEPRGPREMLNALSASSARDVDELIRRAREAGGTVFREPEGQGPMYSAAFDDPEGHGWEVVYMDPAVLS
- a CDS encoding RNB domain-containing ribonuclease, with the translated sequence MKLYAAPLNFRGIAEEFSVPTGFTPRLHAEAAAVCDRYADGRRDARGIPLVTVDPPGSKDLDQAVFIERTATGYRVFYAIADAAAFIEPGGALEAESLRRGQTIYLPDEPARLHPEELSENNGSLLPGVDRPAVLWTIELDGRGEVERFHLERVLVRSNARLNYEKVHADHLAGTMHPSIELLPEVGRLREASALRRHAINLRLPAQRVAVLADGRFELVIEPRHGVMDWNSEISLLTGMCAGQLMKEHGTGILRTLRPATPEAEVEFRAEARALGHHLDDDRDIGEFLLSVDATGTRGMAVMREAQKLLRGAGYARADPDRAEVHAGIGGYYAHVTAPLRRLVDRFATEYCLALVEGREVPEWVVERTDAVIQAMNRASNLANTVDRACLNLTEATVLAPWVGHNFDAVVLTSDAERDQARILVADPPVLAECLGHPGQGTQAKVSLIRADVAGREVAFAWPAD
- a CDS encoding alpha/beta fold hydrolase; the protein is MYTNDFYSPEVQGPYEKIGIGRLELENGGVIENCELAVATRGTLNKKKDNAVLLPTWFTGTHKTWIEHYIGSGHTLDPEKYFIVIVNQIGNGLSTSPHNTGDPSITGPKFPFVSTGDDVTAQERLLREHFGITELFAIVGIAMGGLQGYEWAVRYPQRVHRLASIAAGPHNTPHDHLFTEVLIEQITSDPGFSGGEYASHEDVAEGLKRHAHIWAVLGLSTEWWRWEDWRDLGVNSREEAVTEFLEPAFTALDPNSVVTMARKWQLSDVTRHTGGDLAAALGGITARVFVLPINFDMFVTPMDCAEETKLIPRGQLHVIRDEAGHFALYNISRTYMEQIDRNLRELFASR
- a CDS encoding alpha/beta fold hydrolase, coding for MYPNNFYSPEVQGPYEMIGIGRLELEHGGVIENCELAVATRGELNQAKDNAILIPTWFSGTHQAWIDSYIGAGHALDPDKYFIVIVNQIGNGLSTSPHNTDDESIAMSKFPFVTIGDDVVAQERLLREHFGITELFAVVGGSMGAQQTYEWAVRFNEKVKRAAPIAGTAQNTPHDYLFTQVLLDAITSDPGFNGGEYASHEDVAEGLKRHARVWAIMGLSTEWWKQECWRGLDLESRDQALTHFLEPTFGAMDPNALLVMGRKWQHGDVARFGGDDLATALGRITAKVFVMPISEDMFFPVRDCAAEADLIPGAELRVIDDIAGHFGLFSFEPSYMEQVDRHLGELFAS
- a CDS encoding bifunctional RNase H/acid phosphatase, producing the protein MKLIIEADGGSRGNPGVAGSGTVVYDADRNVLREIAYVVGKRATNNVAEYHGMLRGLEAARELGASEVEIYLDSKLVVEQMSGRWKIKHPDMQKLAIEARKIMSTFDSVTFTWVPRAKNKAADALSNVAMDAAAAGHAPGVVGDESVGSASDQDPTVVPAAAGSAASAASAAQDDTTGMAADRSQPAANNPSHWTGASHPPTRFVLLRHGQTAMSVAKQYSGRSNPQLTELGLAQAKAAAEAIGERAGIDAVITSPLDRCRQTAELAAGVLGLEAIVHDDLIELDFGSWEGRTFQQAHAADPLIHEAWISDPSVTPPGGESLKSLDKRTRRIRRRLEADYAGRTVLVVSHVTPIKSFIRQAMGAGPKMFSRVFLDLASISVVEFFAEDARVDGCVRVVNDTAHLRRL
- a CDS encoding zinc ribbon domain-containing protein — translated: MKLDPTQQTTLLELATTERAIAAAGDRATETPEQQDLDRLLDEQRRMRDAAASAQMAVDDMEAEILRIQEDERKLRRRERDNKAQLGAETDPERRRDLEHDRYSAKSRIADLMAELQEAHNEIHALRNNRDVHGAQLDDLEVKIGTARRAADAANEAAAALQDPAEHIAALRAQLPEDVVAEYERQKIENEVGVAAFNGRACGGCFIVLPPADRSAIAGAAADELPQCPNCGSYLVRRGPEGQ
- a CDS encoding Nif3-like dinuclear metal center hexameric protein, which gives rise to MTTVADIRAVLETAYPPKLAESWDAVGLICGDPDEEVGKVAFALDCTQAVAERAVESGAQMLVVHHPLLLRGVTSVAADTPKGQVLHTLIRGGVALFAAHTNADSARPGVNDRLAELVGITPGRPILPKSPAARDRWGVHVPPADVEKLKSALFDAGAGRIGDYAECAFDIEGVGQFTPQEGADPTDGRVGENYRDVELRVQFVAPASRRRAIIDALRAHHPYEEPAFDIVEMQPDQDLTEAVGLGRVGELPEAMPLREFVQQVADRLPVTEWGVRAAGDPDKLVRKVAVSSGSGDGFLDTVRGLGVDVYVTSDLRHHPVDEYLRAGGPAVIDTAHWASEFPWTGQAAGIIAREAGVDTEIIDLRTDPWTLAARSAHAGE